One part of the Synechococcales cyanobacterium T60_A2020_003 genome encodes these proteins:
- a CDS encoding NCS2 family permease, whose amino-acid sequence MSPDPQPPYSPKSEEKREETDAVAIAPSLSDKIATFFQFSSLGTTFRTEIVAGCTTFFTMAYILVVNPGILSNAIFLQASGDLFGELVMATALSAAIATLVMGLYSNYPFALAPGMGLNAYFAFSVVLEGGVNWRIALAAVLIEGLIFVGLTLGNIRTQIVEAIPDCIRHATAAGIGLFIAY is encoded by the coding sequence CGCGAAGAAACGGATGCGGTGGCGATCGCGCCATCCCTAAGCGACAAAATTGCGACATTCTTTCAGTTTTCATCGTTAGGCACGACGTTCCGCACGGAAATCGTGGCTGGATGCACGACCTTTTTTACGATGGCGTATATTCTGGTGGTGAATCCTGGCATTCTATCCAACGCGATCTTTCTACAGGCATCGGGCGATCTATTTGGTGAACTTGTGATGGCAACGGCTCTGTCAGCGGCGATCGCCACGCTAGTCATGGGACTCTATTCTAACTATCCCTTTGCGCTGGCTCCCGGCATGGGATTGAATGCTTACTTTGCTTTTTCCGTCGTGCTAGAGGGCGGCGTGAACTGGCGCATTGCCCTGGCCGCCGTTCTCATTGAAGGCTTGATTTTTGTTGGCCTTACCCTGGGTAATATTCGGACTCAGATTGTGGAAGCGATTCCAGACTGCATCCGTCATGCAACTGCAGCCGGAATTGGGTTATTTATCGCCTAC